The following are encoded in a window of Heliangelus exortis chromosome 9, bHelExo1.hap1, whole genome shotgun sequence genomic DNA:
- the SPHKAP gene encoding A-kinase anchor protein SPHKAP isoform X1 gives MSGRPPPAAAASNFESPLMHEVPEHQSSSTDSSASSLGSSVTACKKILCSNSLLGSTDYWLQNQRTPCQIGFLEDKSESNCASVCFVNLDANSDDCSDEQVKQRLISVSPNLPKLISSINVQPPKENEIVLLSGLASGNLQAEYEVPQCPWLADVCLVQCARGDRKNSASCIIFEINKFLIGLELVQERQLQIEAHVLKPEDDTNCSVSSIEEDFLTASEHLEDDNEADEYKPGHDKLSVSEASSDVKKNKGKGFENLHYRKSRLPIILEGNCINEDNAATRISEAVNVMAEDGTLQPADMSDQEILMQKDLDGRATSSLITTNLMSEVENSCSAHGLEDVSLTEMAKEELVPLYVQETAKQSSKAAGEDSAGIGQTDPPLQNEQATTGEYATNLAESVLQDAFIRLSQSQPTFREEAAVSISVGSSCKPEDGSATRSWNELPKIVIVQSPDSSENVADWPGSAFPSLCHWTESESSAEVSDYLEEEHSNGHGQSALEVALACAATVIGTISSPQAAEKFRRDQEATDSKSGGVGRDELHPESPQVMDGSADTEYSFPSALCGMTQVASAVAICGLGDTKEEKYPAASSGLLSAAQTSAAITLHCSIAIGSSMEKLNHSIAEALLKEASIILTRPNTYKNVGHFMESINGKIIETTARPQVPHTEEVVRDELAQNLSNIILRHSIEEVRKRRLLHPRAEHSSTAKDIFTETANELLFNIIYFTCKKMNDIRQVEECSPLFSEDTNADKVTREATQAAAYETPQSPLDHFAVQPLSTPYSSSGGEDLGSDTNTRKCNVKDANSKTSATLNSEPTSRSTGPNTLAAKTSPKKRYLKRTARDCYKFPNQSNNHHQKKDCRSFSDRENTFANNECRHGVQEQLSSSATMNAEDEVKAKSDTVLNNDVQVSLSLLGNHVLLPSQPMLQVKHSRGKYCITDYAEELAETVVSMATEIAAICLENSNGKQPWFCAWKRGNEYLVTQSLSCRSMKRKKETHANGSVVRKHRAPRLSEIKRKTDEHPELKERLMNRVVDESISLEDTPDSVNIFANEVAAKIMNLTELSVVDGIWQGPNHPRTRLHCERWSRAKASSCESIPEEDLDSKASFNTLGLMNTFGQSVSQTSSVSKQSSCESITDEFSRFMVNQMENEGRGFDLLLDYYAEKNANNILTSALQQVAKKNGHLNVRPSCPSKQSSTESITEEFYRYMLREIEKENKENISSPLNSKDWCGSLLPPSLRSPFCFRQSSMPDSRSSGSRLTVSVPVKANSLDGFAHHHQDSLSLQPVNTVASAGLCKSDSCLYQRCKTDQITDMLIHETWASSIKSLMCKNKIIADEEEAAELDQFPSDSSPQVEQYANRLAANIVETGKNLIGVQQDSCDYTSQEHVLESKHPQSAAPSRSKLKRDAIHLDEKKERIKSPGCLPAGQHREVPLIQIETDQRDEPDKASESPASWHPARKEDQSQEKPIEALDEKDTGSSSLKNSNSPQSRTDAEILGETKTAEEFPNHLSSSEESTGSWSQLANDEDNPDDTSSYLQLSERSLSNGNSSTTSSLGIMDLEIYQENVPSSLMTNELVEEKVFLKEQTENTEESTCGLSVGTANCQKDLLVINFDLEPECPDVELRATLQWIAASELGIPTIYFKKSQENRIEKFLDVVQLVQRKCWKVGDIFHAVVQYCKLSEEGREMPPSLFDWLLELG, from the exons ATCCTCTGCAGTAACAGTTTGCTAGGATCAACAGACTACTGGCTACAGAATCAGAGGACACCATGCCAAATTGGCTTTCTGGAAGACAAGTCAGAAAGCAACTGTGCCTCA GTTTGTTTTGTGAATTTAGATGCAAACAGCGATGATTGCAGCGATGAGCAAGTGAAACAG AGGCTGATCAGCGTCTCTCCAAATCTCCCCAAACTTATCAGCTCAATCAATGTACAGCCaccaaaggaaaatgaaatagtCCTGCTGAGTGGATTAGCATCAGGAAACCTTCAGGCTGAATATGAAGTTCCCCAG TGTCCTTGGCTGGCAGATGTCTGCTTGGTTCAGTGTGCAAGGGGGGACAGGAAAAACAGTGCAAGCTGCATcatttttgaaataaacaagTTTCTGATTGGACTTGAGCTCGTTCAGGAGAGACAGCTGCAGATAGAAGCTCATGTCTTAAAGCCTGAGGATGACACAAACTGCTCAGTGTCCTCAATAGAAGAAGATTTCCTCACAGCATCTGAACACCTCGAGGATGACAACGAGGCTGATGAATATAAACCTG GTCATGACAAACTAAGCGTTTCAGAAGCATCTTCAGAtgtcaaaaaaaataaaggaaagggATTTGAAAATCTTCACTACAGAAAATCCAGGTTGCCAATCATTCTTGAAGGGAACTGCATTAATGAAGATAATGCAGCTACTAGAATCTCTGAAGCTGTGAATGTTATGGCTGAAGATGGCACCTTACAACCTGCAGATATGTCAGACCAGGAAATACTGATGCAAAAAGATTTAGATGGAAGAGCTACTTCATCCCTTATTACTACCAATTTGATGAGTGAGGTTGAAAATTCCTGCTCAGCACATGGGTTAGAAGATGTATCTTTAACTGAAATGGCTAAAGAGGAGCTGGTGCCTCTCTATGTCcaggaaacagcaaaacagagcAGTAAGGCAGCTGGAGAGGATTCTGCAGGTATTGGGCAAACTGATCCTCCTTTGCAAAATGAGCAGGCAACTACAGGTGAGTATGCTACAAACTTGGCAGAATCTGTTCTGCAAGATGCATTCATCAGACTGTCACAGTCCCAGCCCACTTTTAGAGAGGAGGCTGCAGTCAGCATCTCTGTAGGAAGCTCCTGCAAGCCAGAAGATGGATCTGCTACCCGATCGTGGAATGAACTTCCCAAGATTGTCATCGTGCAAAGCCCAGACAGCTCTGAAAATGTGGCTGACTGGCCAGGGtctgccttccccagcctgtgccACTGGACTGAATCAGAAAGTTCTGCTGAAGTTTCAGATTACTTGGAGGAAGAACATTCAAATGGACACGGCCAGAGTGCTCTGGAAGTGGCTCTAGCCTGTGCAGCCACTGTTATTGGGACCATTTCCAGTCCCCAGGCTGCGGAAAAATTCAGACGGGATCAAGAAGCCACGGACTCTAAAAGTGGAGGAGTTGGTAGAGACGAGCTACACCCAGAATCTCCACAGGTAATGGATGGCTCTGCTGATACAGAATATTCCTTTCCATCTGCACTGTGTGGAATGACTCAAGTAGCAAGTGCCGTGGCCATCTGTGGTCTGGGGGACACAAAGGAAGAGAAGTACCCTGCAGCTTCAAGTGGCCTCCTGTCTGCTGCTCAGACCTCTGCAGCCATCACTCTTCATTGCAGCATAGCTATAGGAAGCAGCATGGAGAAGCTCAACCACAGCATTGCAGAGGCACTTCTCAAAGAGGCATCGATCATTTTGACAAGACCCAACACGTACAAAAACGTCGGGCATTTTATGGAATCcataaatggaaaaattattgaAACAACAGCAAGGCCACAGGTTCCACACACTGAGGAAGTAGTCAGGGATGAACTTGCACAGAACCTGTCCAATATTATCCTACGCCATTCTATTGAAGAGGTCAGGAAGAGGAGACTGCTACACCCCCGTGCAGAACACAGCTCAACTGCAAAAGACATTTTCACAGAGACTGCAAATGAGTTACTTTTCAACATTATATATTTCACTTGCAAGAAGATGAATGACATAAGACAAGTTGAAGAGtgttctcctctcttttctgagGACACAAATGCAGATAAAGTAACAAGAGAAGCAACACAAGCAGCAGCATATGAAACTCCACAGAGCCCCCTTGATCACTTTGCTGTTCAGCCACTCAGTACACCCTACAGCTCTAGTGGTGGTGAAGATCTTGGAAGTGACACAAACACCAGGAAATGTAATGTGAAAGATGCCAACAGTAAGACAAGTGCCACACTGAATTCAGAACCAACGAGCAGATCTACAGGGCCTAACACACTTGCTGCAAAAACATCTCCCAAGAAAAGATACCTGAAAAGAACCGCACGAGACTGTTACAAATTCCCAAATCAGAGTAACAATCATCATCAAAAGAAAGACTGCAGATCATTTTCAGACAGAGAAAACACCTTTGCAAACAATGAGTGCAGGCACGGTGTTCAAGAACAGCTCTCATCCAGTGCCACCATGAATGCAGAAGATGAGGTCAAGGCTAAGAGTGACACTGTGCTAAATAATGATGTCCAGGTTAGTTTATCTTTATTAGGAAACCACGTGTTGCTTCCTTCTCAGCCTATGCTACAGGTGAAACATTCAAGGGGTAAATATTGTATTACTGATTATGCAGAAGAATTGGCAGAAACAGTTGTCTCTATGGCAACAGAAATAGCTGCCATTTGTCTTGAAAATTCAAACGGAAAGCAGCCCTGGTTCTGTGCGTGGAAGAGAGGCAACGAATATCTGGTGACCCAGAGTTTGTCATGCAGgagcatgaaaaggaaaaaggaaacccaTGCTAATGGTTCAGTTGTCAGGAAACACAGGGCCCCGAGACTCAGTGAGAtcaaaaggaaaactgatgAACATCCCGAGCTGAAGGAAAGATTGATGAACCGGGTGGTAGATGAATCCATAAGCCTTGAGGACACACCAGATTCAGTCAACATCTTTGCAAACGAAGTGGCTGCCAAGATCATGAACCTCACTGAACTCTCCGTGGTCGATGGCATCTGGCAAGGTCCAAACCACCCCAGGACCAGACTGCACTGTGAAAGATGGAGCCGAGCCAAGGCCTCGAGCTGCGAGAGCATCCCAGAGGAGGACTTGGATTCCAAAGCCTCTTTCAATACCCTGGGGCTAATGAACACTTTTGGGCAGTCTGTGAGCCAGACCAGTTCTGTCTCCAAGCAGTCTAGTTGTGAAAGTATTACAGATGAGTTTTCAAGATTTATGGTGAACCAAATGGAAAACGAAGGGAGAGGTTTTGATTTATTACTCGATTACTAcgcagaaaaaaatgcaaacaacatTTTAACTTCTGCTTTGCAACAGGTTGCCAAGAAAAATGGTCATCTCAATGTAAGACCGAGCTGTCCATCCAAACAGTCCAGCACTGAAAGCATAACAGAAGAATTTTATAGGTATATGCtaagagaaatagaaaaagaaaataaagagaacatATCTTCCCCTCTGAACTCAAAGGACTGGTGTGGCAGTTTGCTACCCCCCTCTCTCCGATCACCTTTTTGCTTTAGGCAGTCATCAATGCCAGACAGCAGATCATCAGGCTCCAGATTAACAGTTAGTGTCCCAGTAAAGGCAAATTCATTAGATGGATTTGCCCACCATCACCAAGATTCCTTAAGTTTACAGCCAGTCAATACCGTGGCTTCTGCAGGTCTTTGCAAGTCTGACTCATGCCTGTACCAAAGATGCAAGACTGACCAGATAACAGATATGCTGATTCATGAGACATGGGCAAGTTCCATCAAATCTCTGATGTGCAAGAACAAAATCATAGCAGATGaggaagaggctgcagagctggatcAGTTCCCCAGCGATTCCTCACCACAGGTGGAACAATATGCAAACAGACTGGCTGCAAATATTGTGGAAACTGGTAAAAATTTAATTGGTGTCCAGCAGGATTCCTGTGATTATACAAGCCAAGAACACGTGCTGGAAAGCAAACATCCCCAAAGTGCAGCTCCCAGTCGATCAAAACTCAAAAGGGATGCAATACATTTGgatgagaaaaaagagagaatcaAGAGTCCTGGGTGCCTCCCTGCAGGTCAGCACAGGGAAGTGCCTTTAATTCAGATTGAAACTGATCAGCGGGATGAGCCAGATAAAGCCTCAGAGTCCCCAGCTTCCTGGCACCCTGCTAGAAAGGAGGATCAAAGCCAAGAAAAGCCCATAGAAGCTTTGGATGAGAAAGACACAGGTTCCAGTTCCCTAAAAAATAG CAACAGTCCTCAGAGCAGAACGGATGCTGAAATCCTAGGAGAGACAAAAACAGCTGAAGAATTTCCAAACCATCTCAGCAGCAGTGAAGAAAGCACTGGCAGCTGGTCCCAGCTTGCTAATGATGAGGACAATCCTGATGACACAAGCAGCTACCTGCAACTCAGCGAGAGATCCCTGAG CAATGGCAACAGCAGTACAACTAGCAGTCTTGGCATTATGGACCTGGAAATTTATCAGGAGAACGTGCCATCTTCTCTTATGACTAA TGAATTAGTAGAAGAAAAGGTTTTCCTTAaagaacagacagaaaatacagagg AAAGCACGTGTGGGCTTTCAGTGGGAACAGCCAATTGTCAAAAAGATCTCCTGGTGATAAACTTTGATCTGGAACCTGAGTGCCCAGACGTGGAGCTGCGAGCCACCCTGCAGTGGATAGCTGCTTCTGAACTTGGAATTCCAACCATCTATTTTAAGAAATCTCAGGAAAACAGAATTGAAAAG tttttagatGTTGTGCAACTGGTTCAACGGAAGTGCTGGAAAGTGGGGGATATCTTTCATGCTGTGGTGCAGTACTGCAAGCTCAGTgaggaaggcagagaaatgCCACCCAGCCTGTTTGACTGGCTTCTGGaattgggttaa